TCATTGGCATGCTTTGTATAAGATCATAAGCTTCCTGCAATCTCCCAGCCCGGCCTAAGAGATCAACCATACAGCCATAGTGTACTAATTTTGGAGCTATGGAGAATCTTCTCTCCATCACTTTTGAGGAGTTCCCAGTCCTTCTCTACCATGCCTCCATGTGTGCATGCTAAGATTGCTCCGACAAATAGCCCTTaatttgtgtggctagtggtaccattgaattgttaagtggagaaagactagttagatggtatatggtgatctaaatagccatgttaagtgttagaatctaagtttgagttttgaaggttgaaccgatataaataagtgtgcaagcattatactatgactattggtggctatggaaagatagagtgtatccgaGAAGGTAGTCATTTGGGTTAAGtctatgatatgcatgtattgtcatttttttttttgtcatttttttttctttcagaccctagagcgcagtaagtgtagttcagttagaatctggtaagggatctcccaaactctagatgataacttgaagctaagggggagatgataaaacgaataaccaagtaaggctctcagattctagtagtgatgcagtatgatttagaacatcagaaagtgagggtgaatttcaacccattcctacctcaatattttttgttatccggatgcttactcatgccttacgattcagTTCCGTGATAATAGTTCATGATTccggtatatgatagagagtcacatACTCTTCtagttccaagataatgagttttagttcattcaagtagtcggaattgcattccttatgttatgaactctagttgaggtcatgcaactcatgacgtatgtactcactctttatagtgtgctcagtcccgtataaagatcttttcacacttgagggtcttatgttttaaccgtttagtgacccttcctatgcaatgatagtggtaatgatgtaaatgttcttgttgatggaagatcatagtatgcttgtttagataaggccataagtatgaagtaagatttggggccaagtctttgatacatgtgatggttagtggaaaagtttgtgtgtgtatgtcttagggtagcgcgtgggagttatattaacAATAGtgtagaaactatgtgaagtatgtatttatgagtggttaccttgaagttaacatgtggttataaattaggcttgaatgaagttttgggattgtagtggaaggtcgcaatatgcattagcgacttcatattaagagttcagagtagtcattgaagtggtaaggcatgttatacttaggatgtgatctttaaggagatatagaaggtggcatcatatggtttagaataatagtgtggtctggaatgttgtatttttttgtgacttagagttaggcttgatctcggcgaagggattaagttatttccgacattagtagaaagatttgtcagtgctcatatgagaattttaagctgaggtgaatgaatatgatatttatagggaatagtatagttaagggatattcgggaaGTTCTTTaagcctgaaagtaagaagttgtattgccaaaggtctgaaaattctatcctaatttaggcgttatatgtctatattccagactgcagagtagtgtcaatgttgtgatttcaggtatgcatgttcattatggaaattcagcttatgagtagcttcagtcgtgtattgcatcagatatgcatgtccggtataagaatttagaacatcagtagttccagccatatggtcatgtttcagatcagtgtattctttattagaggacatgtcgtgtccgcgttattccatacctctaagcttcaatatgtccttacccatcattcaaggtcgaatgatcccaagggggagataatgtaacaccccgtaatttgggctagaataaaaatcatgatttcgatgcgttgataatcccgaagccataaatcctatgtcaatatggcatgttaattaattttgtagtatgtgaatccattcaatcttgaatttataccatagagatccttcaactcaaggacgagttgaaactatttcgatcgattaagttttagtgaacgttgtaatttgtgtcagcttccatcgaccataactctctgtatatgttgaattagagagcctactatgtgtcaaatgataggtctttgagttatctttccaacgataccgatttttctaaaatccgacacccgagcaagaagttatggcctttcaaagtagtaggccagtgcctatgtaaacataggcgatagtataggcaccgcctatgtaaaacataggcgatagcataggcaccgcctatgtaaacataggtgatagcataggcaccgcctatgtcaaggtttcaggtgacttaaacactccatttttggggcaaaatggtccttttctacccttatttagccataaacacgaaattcagttcccaaagaccccaaaatacaccttcattcatccaaattgttcaagaactctctctagggtttcaaaataaaaactcaaatagttcaagattcaaccatgggttttcaaaacaaattgaagatttgaaatctctgcaacgtaggcttcaagaagcacctataatattcgcatatagaggtacgtggagttatccaaaaatctcattggtatagttttatgaacatgcatgcttttaaatgggggttttcaatcaaatgctaataacttgctttcaatatgatttctaagtcattttctttatgtcatgggaattgtttgcctatatacttcaatggttgaaaccatgcatatgtgatttgagattttccatggaagtttgataaataggaatgataaattgttttcaaattcccatgataatgtttcgataccccatatcatattgtgatcaacaaaagagagcgtgaatttgaaataaatattgttcaccacttgtaaatgatgaagcaccttggtttttatatgattatgcatatgtggatgtgatattgatgacttgcaagtcgagtatgacgataccctacagaatacgatatgtgattgaataagatgaaatttgaatgcattgattttacatgagaaaggtggatgtccgaagaaggcgtttgagacacaaggggctcatcactggaaaaaCGTGTTTGCtgacacggaatattggtaccaagataagtgatcttgtgtacttgacttcatgtcattcccaaattgggactataggtaggagcccgggctaagtgatcttgggtactaacattgggtcgagacaccatgctgtgtgatcttatgtgtcttcccctcacatatactctaatctcgacggCAACCGGGGTTTGACAGTTGgggtaaattatgtagggtattccacctagctcagttgcatttcattgttgttgagaaactattgcattacgcccatgtgttttcaaatgatttgatacgaaatttctttataatggctctcaaccatattttgtaaaaatattatgtcttgttttgatatctctgcatgccagtacttttttgctgacccccttccctctccaacctcccaggttcagaggcccagtctaggggtcaagagaatcagtagatcatttaGATAGAGTTGCAAAgagaagtggtgagccttctatgtttcggaaggtcttatgtcctgcagttcttttatcttattttagttttggttctgctggaggccttgtcccagttttcagatagacattttttcagtcatgtagtagagatttcgcagacggttttagagatgttgatttagattgtgggacactattccccattttcgttttcatatgattgttgtttctgttatattgtgtttcttccgcattactttgatcatatgaattaggtgcatgattaccagacagatagcggtgtttcgggcctccatggttcgaaatgctcgtcacggccaggccctggtttgggtcgtgacagttcTCAACTCAATTTTGGGCTAGGAAATTTTTATGACCTCAATCCATCTACAAAGATGTTTCCATACTAAAGAATGGGTATCACGTTATCTATAATACCATTGACTTCTTGCATCTTGAAGCTTTCAGGTCATAATAGCAAAGGCAAACGTGAATATAAAAGATATGGCTCATGCAAGAGTGGCTTCTCTTATGAGAACAATAGAATCTCTCTTGACATTCAATTCACCAATGCAATCTCTAATCTGTGATCACAGAGAAGAATTTTGCGCTCTTCATGAAAAAGTTAGTTCCCTGGAAGTATTTCTCAAAAACTTTGAGAAATACAATGTTTTTGGGGAAATGACGGATTTTGAAGTAGAGGTAAAAGAAGTTTCAAATGCTGTTGAATACACAGTTCAACTGAGACTAACAAAAACTGTACTGGGAGAAAATAAAGCCAGAAAAAAAAGGTGCGCCGAAGGTTTCGTCAAAGCTTGCAACAGGTAGCAGAGGACATGGATCGTATCTGGAAAGAGTCGACAAAGATCCAAGATAAAGACAAACAAGTTTCAAAGGAATCATTGGTTCACGATTTTTCAAGTTCAACAAACGATATTCTGAAGGTTAAGAACAATATGGTTGTACGTGATGATCAAAGGGAACGGTTGGTAGAGCATCTTACTAGAAGCTACTCTGGTGAACCCAAAGTCATCCCGATAGTTGGGATGGAAGGCATAGGTAAAACAACCTTAGTGAACGAAGTTTACAATGATGCGTGcatttgttctcattttgatgtttGTGCCCGGGCTACTATTTCGCAACAGGACAATGTAAAGTAAATCTTATTGAGCCTTCTGCATTCTACTAAGAGTGACGCATTTGACATGAACGATGAAGCAGAGCTTGCAAACATGCTGCAAAAGAGTTTAAAGGGTAAGAGATATTTAATTGTATTGGATGACATCTGGAAAAGTGAAGCTTGGGATGCCGTGAGAATATGTTTTCCAAGTGAAAACAAGGGGAGTCGAATATTGTTGACGACCCGTAACACTGAAGTAGCTCGCTGTGCTGGTACAGAGAATCTTTCTTTGCAGATGGGCTTCATGGATCTAGATGATAGTTGGAACCTTTTTAAAAGTACAGCATTTGCAAATGAAGCATTACCATATGAGTTCGAGACTGTTGGAAAGTAAATCGCTGATGAATGTCACGGGTTACCACTAACTATTGTCGTGGTTGCTGGACTTCTCAAATCTAAAAGGGCAATCGAAGATTGGGGAAGTGTTGCTAAAGATGTCAAGTCATTCGTCACAAATGATCNNNNNNNNNNNNNNNNNNNNNNNNNNNNNNNNNNNNNNNNNNNNNNNNNNNNNNNNNNNNNNNNNNNNNNNNNNNNNNNNNNNNNNNNNNNNNNNNNNNNNNNNNNNNNNNNNNNNNNNNNNNNNNNNNNNNNNNNNNNNNNNNNNNNNNNNNNNNNNNNNNNNNNNNNNNNNNNNNNNNNNNNNNNNNNNNNNNNNNNNNNNNNNNNNNNNNNNNNNNNNNNNNNNNNNNNNNNNNNNNNNNNNNNNNNNNNNNNNNNNNNNNNNNNNNNNNNNNNNNNNNNNNNNNNNNNNNNNNNNNNNNNNNNNNNNNNNNNNNNNNNNNNNNNNNNNNNNNNNNNNNNNNNNNNNNNNNNNNNNNNNNNNNNNNNNNNNNNNNNNNNNNNNNNNNNNNNNNNNNNNNNNNNNNNNNNNNNNNNNNNNNNNNNNNNNNNNNNNNNNNNNNNNNNNNNNNNNNNNNNNNNNNNNNNNNNNNNNNNNNNNNNNNNNNNNNNNNNNNNNNNNNNNNNNNNNNNNNNNNNNNNNNNNNNNNNNNNNNNNNNNNNNNNNNNNNNNNNNNNNNNNNNNNNNNNNNNNNNNNNNNNNNNNNNNNNNNNNNNNNNNNNNNNNNNNNNNNNNNNNNNNNNNNNNNNNNNNNNNNNNNNNNNNNNNNNNNNNNNNNNNNNNNNNNNNNNNNNNNNNNNNNNNNNNNNNNNNNNNNNNNNNNNNNNNNNNNNNNNNNNNNNNNNNNNNNNNNNNNNNNNNNNNNNNNNNNNNNNNNNNNNNNNNNNNNNNNNNNNNNNNNNNNNNNNNNNNNNNNNNNNNNNNNNNNNNNNNNNNNNNNNNNNNNNNNNNNNNNNNNNNNNNNNNNNNNNNNNNNNNNNNNNNNNNNNNNNNNNNNNNNNNNNNNNNNNNNNNNNNNNNNNNNNNNNNNNNNNNNNNNNNNNNNNNNNNNNNNNNNNNNNNNNNNNNNNNNNNNNNNNNNNNNNNNNNNNNNNNNNNNNNNNNNNNNNNNNNNNNNNNNNNNNNNNNNNNNNNNNNNNNNNNNNNNNNNNNNNNNNNNNNNNNNNNNNNNNNNNNNNNNNNNNNNNNNNNNNNNNNNNNNNNNNNNNNNNNNNNNNNNNNNNNNNNNNNNNNNNNNNNNNNNNNNNNNNNNNNNNNNNNNNNNNNNNNNNNNNNNNNNNNNNNNNNNNNNNNNNNNNNNNNNNNNNNNNNNNNNNNNNNNNNNNNNNNNNNNNNNNNNNNNNNNNNNNNNNNNNNNNNNNNNNNNNNNNNNNNNNNNNNNNNNNNNNNNNNNNNNNNNNNNNNNNNNNNNNNNNNNNNNNNNNNNNNNNNNNNNNNNNNNNNNNNNNNNNNNNNNNNNNNNNNNNNNNNNNNNNNNNNNNNNNNNNNNNNNNNNNNNNNNNNNNNNNNNNNNNNNNNNNNNNNNNNNNNNNNNNNNNNNNNNNNNNNNNNNNNNNNNNNNNNNNNNNNNNNNNNNNNNNNNNNNNNNNNNNNNNNNNNNNNNNNNNNNNNNNNNNNNNNNNNNNNNNNNNNNNNNNNNNNNNNNNNNNNNNNNNNNNNNNNNNNNNNNNNNNNNNNNNNNNNNNNNNNNNNNNNNNNNNNNNNNNNNNNNNNNNNNNNNNNNNNNNNNNNNNNNNNNNNNNNNNNNNNNNNNNNNNNNNNNNNNNNNNNNNNNNNNNNNNNNNNNNNNNNNNNNNNNNNNNNNNNNNNNNNNNNNNNNNNNNNNNNNNNNNNNNNNNNNNNNNNNNNNNNNNNNNNNNNNNNNNNNNNNNNNNNNNNNNNNNNNNNNNNNNNNNNNNNNNNNNNNNNNNNNNNNNNNNNNNNNNNNNNNNNNNNNNNNNNNNNNNNNNNNNNNNNNNNNNNNNNNNNNNNNNNNNNNNNNNNNNNNNNNNNNNNNNNNNNNNNNNNNNNNNNNNNNNNNNNNNNNNNNNNNNNNNNNNNNNNNNNNNNNNNNNNNNNNNNNNNNNNNNNNNNNNNNNNNNNNNNNNNNNNNNNNNNNNNNNNNNNNNNNNNNNNNNNNNNNNNNNNNNNNNNNNNNNNNNNNNNNNNNNNNNNNNNNNNNNNNNNNNNNNNNNNNNNNNNNNNNNNNNNNNNNNNNNNNNNNNNNNNNNNNNNNNNNNNNNNNNNNNNNNNNNNNNNNNNNNNNNNNNNNNNNNNNNNNNNNNNNNNNNNNNNNNNNNNNNNNNNNNNNNNNNNNNNNNNNNNNNNNNNNNNNNNNNNNNNNNNNNNNNNNNNNNNNNNNNNNNNNNNNNNNNNNNNNNNNNNNNNNNNNNNNNNNNNNNNNNNNNNNNNNNNNNNNNNNNNNNNNNNNNNNNNNNNNNNNNNNNNNNNNNNNNNNNNNNNNNNNNNNNNNNNNNNNNNNNNNNNNNNNNNNNNNNNNNNNNNNNNNNNNNNNNNNNNNNNNNNNNNNNNNNNNNNNNNNNNNNNNNNNNNNNNNNNNNNNNNNNNNNNNNNNNNNNNNNNNNNNNNNNNNNNNNNNNNNNNNNNNNNNNNNNNNNNNNNNNNNNNNNNNNNNNNNNNNNNNNNNNNNNNNNNNNNNNNNNNNNNNNNNNNNNNNNNNNNNNNNNNNNNNNNNNNNNNNNNNNNNNNNNNNNNNNNNNNNNNNNNNNNNNNNNNNNNNNNNNNNNNNNNNNNNNNNNNNNNNNNNNNNNNNNNNNNNNNNNNNNNNNNNNNNNNNNNNNNNNNNNNNNNNNNNNNNNNNNNNNNNNNNNNNNNNNNNNNNNNNNNNNNNNNNNNNNNNNNNNNNNNNNNNNNNNNNNNNNNNNNNNNNNNNNNNNNNNNNNNNNNNNNNNNNNNNNNNNNNNNNNNNNNNNNNNNNNNNNNNNNNNNNNNNNNNNNNNNNNNNNNNNNNNNNNNNNNNNNNNNNNNNNNNNNNNNNNNNNNNNNNNNNNNNNNNNNNNNNNNNNNNNNNNNNNNNNNNNNNNNNNNNNNNNNNNNNNNNNNNNNNNNNNNNNNNNNNNNNNNNNNNNNNNNNNNNNNNNNNNNNNNNNNNNNNNNNNNNNNNNNNNNNNNNNNNNNNTCATAAGCAAAGACTATTATCTTCTGGATCATGATAACATAAGCTGCTTAGTAAAAGAAATCGATCAATTAAAGAGAGAAATGAGATGCTCTTTTTCTAAGAAACCAACTAtatctttttatcatattttatctgTTCTTCAGTATATTTAACAGACTTCTCGACAAGCTAAGCAGCATCTTACATTCTGATTTCTGAGATAATTTTCAGGTCATTGGTTCTTATGTGGGCATTGCAACTGTCGGCATATTTATAGTGTGGTACACCCAGGCTTCTTTTCTTGGTATTAATCTTGTGAGTGACGGCCACACACTTGTTGATCTATCACAGCTTCGTAACTGGGGTGAAGGCTCATCATGGCCAAATTTCACCGTGAGTCCATTCAAGGCTGGTAACCGCCTGATCACCTTTTCTGACCCTTGTGAGTATTTTACTGTTGGTAAAGTAAAGGCCTTGACACTGTCACTCTCTGTCCTGGTGGCAATTGAGATGTTTAATTCTCTCAATGCCCTCTCTGAAGACAACAGCTTGATCAAAATGCCACCTTGGAGAAATCCTTGGCTTCTTGTTTCAATGTCAGCCTCATTTGGCCTACATAGCCTGATACTCTATGTTCCTTCCCTAGCAGATATATTTGGTATTGTCCCACTAAGCCTAAATGAATGGCTTCTAGTCATCTTGCTTTCTGCACCATTTATTCTTATTGATCAAGTCCTCATATTTgtgaggaggaggagaagaagaactAAACTAAAAGCTGCATAATGTATTCGTATATGATCGATTTTATTGATTAAAGGAGGTTTTCTTTGAGTAGATATGCAAGTTAGGTGGGAATTCATGTATATTGTTGagaaatgaaaatctttttggggtGACACTGTTGAGGAACTCTGGAAACTATGTTGCCTGCACATGCCTTGGAAGGCTTCTTGTTATCAGAAAATTCAAGGTTTTTGAAGCAAAACCTGTTGTTTTTTACCTGATCCTTTCTAGGAGGTTTTTTTATGTATTACAAGTTTGTATTATTCATTTATAATTGTCTCCGCCTTCTTGCGCAGATTTTCATGGACTTAAGTGACCGTTTTTGGTTTGGTGCTTTAACATGTATATTTCCTCAGTCATTGCTATAGTTGTagttctcttttttattttcgtGTTGCTGTTAGTGCGGAACTAGTGATGACAGCAAGGAGGGAGTTGGACACTTCAAGCTTTACCACACCCTGATTTTCAGAAACATACATAGATTGAATTGTTTGTGATTCAAGTTGGTAGTTAGGAGGAAATTACTTCACTCTAGACAAAATAGGAAGGAGAGAAATATAGGTCCAAAAACCGTTCAGATTTTTTTGCTACAATTCTATTCAACCATAGAATCCAAATCAATATCAATGTTGCTTATAACAAATTTCAATCTAGTGGTGACTTAAGAAGTGCATATATCTCATTTGATTTTGGATGGGATTTATCCTCTACTACAAACTTATGAATATCACCTCCTTCCTCGATGAAGCTGTACCCTGCTGCTTTTGTAATCTGGGAGGACTTCATCAGTTTCCTGAACCTTGCAGCACCGTCCCACAGACCAGCTCTTGCATAGATATTTGAGAGAATAACATAATTCCCAGGATTCCATGGCTCCGATACAGAAAGGAATTCGACTGCTTGTTCAGCCAGTTCAAGATTGCCATGGAAACTGCAGGCTCCAAGCAGAGTTCCCCATATAACATTATCAGGTCTCATTGGCATGCTTTGTATAAGATCATAAACTTCCTGCAATCTCCCAGCCATAGTGTTCTAATTTTGGAGCTATGGAGAATCTTCTCTCCATCACTTTTAAGGAGTTCCCAGCTCTTCTCTACCATGCCTCCATGTGTGCATGCTAAGATTGCTCCGACAAATGTTACATCATCAGGTGCATTTCCTTCTCCCTGTGTGATACAagtcaaaaatacaaaaatggaaACGTCACACAAATAATGGAAAACACTAAAAACAAAGATACAAGATAGAAAATAGaagggatagatagattgacacaatGAGATAAAGAGAGGACAATCTAAGGGTATATTAAACCCAAAGACATTCCTATCAAAATTTCACATGCACCAACCTCTTACGAGGACATCACGGAAATGGACCCGAGCAACCCACGTTTCTCACATTCAATGTAACTCCCAACATGTTACCACAAAACACACTCAAGTGTatttcaattcatcattcaaaatcatctcCTTAAAATGAAGGCAAACTAGCTATCTATAGGCCATGGGTCTTTACTACACAATGGGCCCAAAAATAACCCTAAAAgctattgggcccaaaagtgacccaaagcccAAAATAATGTCATGGGCATCCATGCTCTCTCGAAGCCCACGCTATCTTCAAAACACGTCGTGGCTCAATGCTCCCGTGGATGACATCATCAAATATAGCTTCTCCCGCgctccaagctatcatccacACACGTATTTGTTCCCCTAAACCAACCAAATCTTTGATCCATAGATGTGATCCTTGAAGCATCGATCCCAAAGGAGTGGAGCCCATTGATCTTGTATCACTGTGTCGACAGCACAACACTCGTGTAAATTCCACTATAAAAGATCATGCTTGCTGCTCTAATTGGATGTTTGATAAGCACAACAACAGTAAAGAAGAACAAAGAGAATATTTGCAAAGGCTTTCCAGGATTTGATTGAAAAGATTAAGAGCTTCATCACTTTTTCCACGGACAGCTAACCCCATGATCATGGTATTCCATGAACACAAGTTCCTCCTCCTACCAATCTCGTGAAAGAGTTGCATTGCCCTATCAATTCTAACACACTTTGTATACATTTCAAGCACAGCATTACAAACAAACATATTCTTAAAGTATCCACTTGCTCTTGCATAAACTTCAATCTTCTCCCCTACCTCCAGCGCCCCAAGATTCGCACAAGCTGGAAGAACACTAGCAATCTTAACTTCATTAGGCTTTACCCCTCCGGCTTTCTCCATTTCCTTGTAAACAGCTAGTGCATCCGCATACTTCCCATTTTGCCAACATCCACAGATCATCGCAGTCAAAGGAATCACATTCCTCGAAGGCATTTCTGAAAACAACTTGAAAGCTTCTTCAACATTTCCATTCTTGGCATACCCTGCAATCAAAGAATTCCAAGTAGGCACATCCTTCATTTCCATCTCATCAAAGAGCTTCCGCGCAGAAGGCAACAACCCCATTTTAGCATACATGTCAACAAGTGCAGTTAACGtgttaatttcaaattcaaaacccCATTTGATGAAATAAACACGAACATTTGGCTTTGAATGGGGCTAGAACGATTGACGCTTGCGGCGAAGACGAACGGGGAGTAGCCTTGACGGCACATCTGGATGTAGAGAGAAAAACACTGGTTAGAAAGCCCATGAGAAGAATAGGCTTGAATGAGCTTGTTGTAGAGAAAGACAGTTTGGTAATATTGTCGAACACCGTGGGCATACGGGATGTTTGGGATTTCAACAAGTTTGGTGATAAAGTACTGGGTAAAGTCAATGCCATTTCGGAGAGTGTGGGCGTGTATTTGTTTCAGTTGGTTCATAAGAAATGTTTGACTACGTCAACACACCATGCAAAAATCTACCTCATAAGAGATTTGCA
This portion of the Capsicum annuum cultivar UCD-10X-F1 unplaced genomic scaffold, UCD10Xv1.1 ctg74713, whole genome shotgun sequence genome encodes:
- the LOC124894523 gene encoding putative late blight resistance protein homolog R1A-3; this encodes MNDEAELANMLQKSLKGKRYLIVLDDIWKSEAWDAVRICFPSENKGSRILLTTRNTEVARCAGTENLSLQMGFMDLDDSWNLFKSTAFANEALPYEFETVGK